Part of the Arsenicicoccus sp. oral taxon 190 genome, GCCACGGCGAGCGCCCGTTGGATCGTGGCCGAGCGCGCGCCGTCCACCCCGGCCCGCAGCCACGCCCAGGACGGCACCTGACGCCACACCGCGACCGGCGGCGCCACGACGAGCCCCAGCGCGGCGCCGGGCCCGGGCGCCGGCTCGCCGTAGGTCCGCACCAGCCGCCGGTAGCCGCCGAACGCCTCGTGGCCGGTGACCTTCTGCTCGATGATCGCGGGGACCAGGGCCTCGACGACCAGACCGGTCCGGATCACGCGGAACCCGGGGTGCAGCCGGGCCGCCTGGGCCACCGGTCCGTGGACCGGCACCAGCGAGGTCGGGTCGTCGCGCTCCCCCACCAGGTCGGGCAGCCGGTCGAGCAGCCAGGCCGCGCCGGCCCCCCACGACTCGGCGACGACGTCGGCGCCCTGCCGCTCGAGGTGCAGGGTCGCGGCGCCGTCAGGGGTGCGCAGGGCGCGCCACCACCCGCCGGTGGCCGTCGGGCGGCCCGTCGGGTCGCCGCCACCGCGCTGCAGGCAGGCCAGGGTCGAGCGCAGGTCCAGCGGTGCGCGCGGGCGGAGCCGACGCACTCAGCGACGCCTCAGCGTCAGCCGGGCCAGCGCGAAGGCACTGCCCTCGGCCCGCCGGCCCTCGTCGTCGCAGGCCCCCTGCACGGCGGCCGCCAGCCGCCGGCCCACCTCGCCGTCCAGGTCCCCCACGAGGACCAGGCCCAGGTCGTGGGCCCGCGCCTCCAGGGCCCGCAGGTCCGCCCGGCCCATGGCACCCGGCGCCTCCAGGCCCCCCACGGGGACGGTCACGACGACCGCCCCGCCCGGCCGCAGCACCGTGGCCGCCAGCTCGAGCACCGCGTCGACGTCCCCCGCGACGGCGCCGTCGGGATGCAGCCGCGTCACCAGGTCCACCGCGCCACGCTCCGGCGGGGCCTCCCGCACCACCCGGAACCCCCGCGCCCTGCTCCACCGGGACAGCGCCGAGCGCCGCGCCCCGAGGTCCAGCACCACGCTCGAGCGGGTGCCGTCGTCGACCAGCCGCTCCAGCGCCGCCACGGCGCCGAGCGCCGCCCACGCGTCGACCTCGTCCAGGACGAGCGGCAACCCCAGCTCGTCGGAGACACCCCGTTGCTCGTCGGCCTCGTCATACGACGCCAGCACGTCGGTGGGGAGCACCCAGTCCGGCAGGTCCGACCGACGCAGGCGAGGACCCGACGCGCCCCCGGCGGCACCGAGTCGGCGCACGATCCCGGCCGTGAGGGCTGCGCCCGCCGCGACTCCCGCCGTCGCCCCCGCCACGCGCGCGAACGTCCGCGCCACGTGCCCCAGCGCCATCGGCCACCTCCTCCGTCGTGCTGGCGTCACCCTAGCCGTTCCGCTGGCTAGGGTGGGCAGGTGGCTACCCTGCGCGATCTCGTCCCCACCCTGGGCGCCGGCGACACCAGCCAGCCGGCCATCACCTGCTACGACCGCTCCGGGGGGCCCACCCACGGCGAGCGCATCGAGCTCAGCGCCCGCGTCCTGCTCACCTGGGCCGCCAAGGCCGGCAACGCGCTGCAGGACGAGCTGCTCGCGGAGCCCGGCACAACCGTCGGGCTCGCGCTGCCGGCGCACTGGCGCGCGGGGTACTGGGCGCTCGCGACCTGGTGGGTCGGGGCGACCCTGGTGACCGGTCCGGCCGCGGTGGACGCGGACGTGCTCGTGACCGACGACCCCGCGCTCGCGGGCGCCGCCGGTGGCGAGGCCGTGCTCGTCACGCCGG contains:
- a CDS encoding DNA-3-methyladenine glycosylase family protein — protein: MRRLRPRAPLDLRSTLACLQRGGGDPTGRPTATGGWWRALRTPDGAATLHLERQGADVVAESWGAGAAWLLDRLPDLVGERDDPTSLVPVHGPVAQAARLHPGFRVIRTGLVVEALVPAIIEQKVTGHEAFGGYRRLVRTYGEPAPGPGAALGLVVAPPVAVWRQVPSWAWLRAGVDGARSATIQRALAVAPRLEECAGLELREAHRRLRTVPGIGVWTAAEVRQRALGDADAVSFGDYHVARNVTWALTGVEGDDHAMARVLEPYAGHRYRVARLLELSGAVRPRRGPRMAPRTHLPR
- a CDS encoding TIGR03089 family protein, whose product is MATLRDLVPTLGAGDTSQPAITCYDRSGGPTHGERIELSARVLLTWAAKAGNALQDELLAEPGTTVGLALPAHWRAGYWALATWWVGATLVTGPAAVDADVLVTDDPALAGAAGGEAVLVTPAALARAHPGPVPAGVMDEARELASFGDRFVPAASAAAGDTGWLGPAGTRPYAAPLRGDTRRLAVVTEDLDEALSAMTSLWAGGGSLVLVRASSAPDDLEGLLRAERAERA